In Helicoverpa armigera isolate CAAS_96S chromosome 17, ASM3070526v1, whole genome shotgun sequence, the sequence AGTTAAACTGAATGAATCATAAGACTATTTAATTGTCAAAGCAATCagcattaattatattattacaacaGGTCACGCTTGGCTGCACTGTCCTCAGTTTGACAAGTTTTATAACGATTTTCCCTAGGAACTGTATGAACCAGATTACCTTATTAATAATgaaatttttatgtaggtaacctacataataaatgagaaaataattTGGTCTGTTACTTTGATTCATGATATCTAATTATTTCGTAATTCTTCGTCGCTGAATGATTTAAACCGAATTTTTGTTATGGAGCTATCACTTGTAACTATAGCAGATAGAAGAATACAACATAGGATagataattaagattttttatcatttgattTTCATCATTAAACGATACGCATAGATAGGCAAACTAAAGGCACATTCAAAGATGCACCACAATCAATCAATCCTCATTGCTTGGATACTTAGAACACCATACCTACCTAAATGTGCGTTATcctaaatcatttatatttccTGGCGCCTAAAAGTATGGGCAGGCAGACGCTACCCATGGCGCCAACGATACCGTCCCTTGCCATACTACttagcatttattatttaacagcAATTAACAAACATTGATTTTCGGACAGAATTTCATAGTAATGGAAAATTTTGTGTTTCATAGAAGCATTACTTTTACCAATTCGATATAGCGAATGCTACCACATCAAACATAATTTCAATAGCTACTTCTTTTTACACTTCCTTCGTCttaaaatttaaagaaataaaatggaatCTAATTTGCCAGCATACCTATTATCAAAAAAGCATACGTTAGTTTTCAGTCATCGTATAAAGATAAAGCTTTATTTTGAATCCTGATACGTTCACTCCCTATAGTCCAGAATTCTAGATCGCCAAAAGATGCCGATGACCTATCAATAAACAAGTGACGTCAAGACGTAAATTCTATTTGTTGAAGCCGAGAGCAATAGCCTTTACAAAACTACTTATATGAGAACGTGATTTGAACAATggagaacaaataaaaattattttgccGTCAAAACGTGTTTTCGTCAAAAGGGGCAGGAAAACAGGCTTGGCTTGACTTAATTAGGTTCTTTTAAtgactaataaataaagttagtgATCACACCGAATGCGATTGGATGAAAAAGTAACTAGGAATTAAGGGTTCAATTCATCTTAATCAGCTCTATTAGCtctaaacaatacaatatattgATATCTATCACTATCGATCCTAATTTTAGATCCACTTCAATTATTTCTGCAAACCAAACAGCAAAACTTAAAAATGACACCCAAACTCGCCATACTCACAAAAACCGCAATTATTTGCAGAAAATTAGCACAATACCAGATCTCAGGCAACCGGAACATCTGGTTCTGGCAACTGAACGACCCTGGTCTAGAGCAGTATGACTACCTTCAGGACGCTCGAATGTTCTTCATGACCTGTGACGCCTGGATGTTGGCGAATGATGTGTTAGCTGATGCTGACATTGTGGTGATGGATGCTAAGGATATCACGCTCAAGTTTATTACGAAGTTCAATGTTTCTGTGGCGAGGAAGCTCTCTAAATATCAGGAGGTAGGTGGCTGCTTTTTCTTATGTtcaaccaacttcccaaaaaggagaaggtttttacatctgttttttttttttggtggcaAGCCTTTGTGTCAGTGTGTTCTTTTTATCCTTATTGaataaagtattaatttatttgagcGTATTGGATAGGTTGAAATCTAGGGAAGAATATGCAAACCCTCTGCATGCTCAGAGCTATTTATTCAGAGTTAAAGTAAAACCCTTTCGGGAATCAGGTCCTTCGTTTATCGCCCCCTTGAAGTCTCTGTTAttgatcaaaaaaatatttgactttagattcatttcaaacaatcaaaaagCTTGACAATTCTTAAGCTAAAGGTAAAATTCTAATTTATAGGATGCCATGCCGATCCGACTAAAGGAGGTTCACGTCATCAATGCACCGCCTTTCGTGGACAAACTCTTTGGCCTCATGAAACCGTTCCTCAAGCAAGAGATCACCGATATGGTgcgtattatgtaaatactttcCAGACCTCTGAATCATGGCTACCTCTAGTCCTGTGCAATTCTGTTGTATCCTTACCCAAatcaaagagtttgtttgtatccaaaatacttaaatacttCGGAAGTCCTCACCTTTTGAAATCCCTGTTGGGTAGCTCCACTATCCAcaagtgacataggctatattttacccggaTACAGGAATTAATTTCCAAGGGGCAGTCATCAAAAGCAGTAGGTAAATTGAATTGTAATGTTTTTTCTCCAGATTCACTTCCACGTGCCGAAATCAGAGACTCTGTACAACTACATCAACAAAGAGGATTTGCCGCAAGACTACGGTGGCTCCCAAGCCACTATGGATGAAATGAACAAACGGGTCATAGATATCGTTATGGAACAAAGGTACGTCTTTGCTATTACatatgaagaaaatatatgtaaagAAAAGGATAGTTTCTTTAGAGAGAAAGCTAAAACCGCTACTGTTTATGAAATAAACCCTAAGACATAGGGTACAGGATACTTACATAGGGTATGACATAGGGTTTTTACCTATTTTAGGTAAAAAGTCACACTCAacctcaaaaacgtttatttcaaattaggctgataaatcaacacttttcgaacgtcaaaacaaaagacagcccccaaaacgcccgcccttcactacatcctatgtgtttttgctgggaagaagaagtggcgcaacaaactccccagcaacacatgtcatTAAGTctattatacataggtatacttttGGTCTACTTACTTGCTTTGTATTACTGTCTgactataaaacaaagtaagtCGATCAAAACCTGTTTTATGCTTACCTGGTAATTTATCTGAGTAATTCATATCAATTTTCTCTTCTTTGTAGTTCCTCAACATCCGTGTTGGTCTAATTAAGCTAATTTTATGTTGATCTTTGACTTGTCATACAAACTTTGTAAAAAAGACtaggaaattaaataaattgtatcaaaTAGAGACAGATTATTAGATTACATTGTACCTAGGTGCTGGCTGTCATTTGCCATTTTCAGTCGTTACGAAGTGAAATACCAAAATTCTGAAAACTACTCTGACAAGGGTCATCAGGTTGTGCGGGAAGCTGGGTTGATTTcaaataggcagttgctccatgtacaaaacatatacctaggtaaatagatatatatttttttacatgcgTCCGGTGAGagtggaagccgaacccaacattgttgggacaTAAatgcaaatgatgatgatgagatagtTAAAGATGATACAATGAAGGGTCTAGGTTGATTGTTCTTTAACGTctaattgtttaattagattTCATTTAACCGGATTATCTATGTAATTTAGTTTTGTaggataaataagtttttagaaGTCTGTAGTCTCATGTGAGTTCTTATTCCTTTTTTTCAGGCCAGTATTTTTGGACGAAAACTTCTGGAAAACAGAAAAGAAGGGAAAGAAACCCAAAGAAGCCACCTTCAGGTCTCTTGACATAGACTAAATGTACAGACATgacaatattataatgttcaaAACTAGACATGCATTGTATGtgataagattttaatttttaaactattttggtGATATTTTCTGGCGTTGCCAACGTTCACTAATTTCGATTATGTAcctatgcaatattttttttcttgttccaTGTTTTTATATGACCAGCAATGGTGGTACAAAATATCTACCCCAACCACCTGAAAGAAACTTCACCATAGGTATTTTAAAAGGTGTAATTAGCGATCCATCAATCTACCTACTGGGAATTACAATTACCGATCCATCCTTTGTTTTGGTATTGGAGATAGAATAATAagcttcatatttttgtttttcaatctaTAATTAAAAATCCGCAGTTAGTAAGCGTTGGCATAAGCTAGTGATAGTTTCATGTTTTTAAGAtaagttttgtatatttttgttgaacaatATAAGGTTTTGTACGACGGGTACAGTTAGCGTCAAAATAAAGTGACCACTTTTATTTTGTGCTGATTTAgggtaaaaaaaattaagatttttttttgcacaatatttttttttatgtaagtatatataaaGCTGGCTGTGTTATTTCCGTGCCttattgtcgtttttttttgtgtaatgtgAGCAGCTGGACAATATAATCTGTTGAGAATTGGTCATTCTAGGTACGCCATTTATTTCCTTACGGATGGTAAGTTTGATTCATGTTTTGCTTTTGTCCATAAACATATTATAAggcaaaataaatgtatttttttggaaattggGCATTTTGTTTCAATGGTTTAATGTTATATACAATTAACAGACTGCCTCGCAAATCGCCAGAATCTtgcaaattaattattgaataaaacgTGGGTGTTTTTACTTTATATTCTTGTAAGATTGTTAATAAGGTTGGTTGGAAAAATAGCCAGAATCAACATGACTTATATAATATTGTAGATTATTGTATTCGGTGTCAAATAAATAAGCGTATTTTGTAGTGTTTACCAATCAAATTACGTTTGATATGATAATGTAATATTACATACCTGTAGGTGAGGTCTTAGCATGGAAAGGAAATATACGCTGCTTTGCGTATATTCAAAGTTCGTGTGgaattgaaaacaattttatttttaatacaggGCCAGTCCATGTGTACCTATTTCTAAAAGATCAAAGAATTACAAGAGATTTTTATCAAAGGTTCATGTCATTATacattaattttagtaaaatataaagataCTAATTACTTAGTAGGTGTTATgtattagtaatatttttataaagagttGATGTTCAAACTTGTTGAGAATTGATTTCttatgaatattataatgttaaaactatgttaaaAACATTCCATATGTGAAGTGGGTGAAggaatattttgtacaaataaatatttttgtttataaaattcgttattatttcttttataagtacagtagactgcacatcagtggtaactgtcatgcaccttaactcattagtaataagtacgattttcctataaaactgttaccactgaccgaagttgactgtacctactcaATTActcaaatcatttttttatttgattgaaaatcCTTGAATTCGAAACAGAGCAATAAGAAGGGCAGACCAAGCAatagattttttctttatttttattacttcttGGGTTCTGAACCCTAATAAAAAGAAGCAAAAATCATGCTCTTAACGTGTctgttaataatataatatgttactCCACTAAAACAAtcgctgtttattttttgtaattaatggaatatcaataaaaagtaaacaatagGTGAAGCTTTTAGCTTGCCACATAATATCTGTGATACCTTTTAGCAAAAAGGTCAAAACATAGATTTATGCttgatttaaaactaaataaatgctTATAAAAATGTGATTTAGATGAGATGACATTGAAATTAATACTCTTGCATGTTGTGTTTGATTCTAACCGCATCTAAATACAGGGCACTTGATGCAACtgacaaaaacaaattattttttaatatttgttcgaTAACTTCAAAGCTGATTAGCTAATTTCAAAGCAATTCACGAttcataaacattattaaaactaaTTGAAATTCATAATGAACGTTGTATGACgtagttatatttattgttattacctATAGCTACTGTTTTATCAGCATTTGAATAGTGTGAACAATATCTAGGTACCTCGATGGTACTTACTCGATGAACTACGGGAttcttcgaaagagttactgcggttctgttaaaaaaataaggaacTAATGTtggttttagttagtaaaagtctgacacacTTTCCCGCACATATTTTCAAccattaattaaagaaagaagaaTGTATATGTTCTTGTGCCTGCgtcatttttttatcgatttgaaCAGtgagataaattaataaaatacatttaaacaaagtaaacattttagctaataaatacaatattgagTAAGGATTATTAAGGACATAAGGTTATTAACATTGGGTTTGCAagagctttattatttttgcattcaaAACTGGATGTTAACTTTGTAACTAATGGATCCTTATACaggtaaataagtacatatttaagttATACCAGGTAAGATTAATAATTGGGTACACAATAATTGCAGGATCTtgtgtatgtacttactatGTAATCTAAATGGTAGATAGAAATAATCAGCATTCGTTAAAAAAACTGGCTAAGTAACAGGCGCGTGGATCAATTAAGGTAACCACAACAAAGTAAACCCtcagggtgcttacataaagaaacaggtttccggtacagacaaacctgtacgggtaggtaccgatcagtgcaggtataatatttcaatacaatcctatacACTcccttataaagaaacaggtaagtTGAAACAGGTaagcaacctgtttctttataagttacacacttctgcgcagatgtaggtcagagctcaagattcgtgccgataactatataaaaACCTCCTAGTGCTCGGCTGCATCCGATTTGGCTGAAATCTGAACCCAACATaagaaaaaggctagacagatgttaacgataaaaaatacctactaaatatacAGGTAGATACATCTAAAATtcacacttatttattttctatgccGACTGTACTTTTTATAGCATGCAAGTTCAGGcatataggtaagtaagtagtaATATGTGGATTTAGCTCAATGTTATGTTGCATTAGGAATGCAGGAACCCAAATTAACATAACCACCCGTTTTTCAAAATTGGCTGCTTGTTAGCATCCCGGGCAGAAGTCTTCAAATTGAGATTGTGACGTCACATGCCATACCACCCAGGAGAATCAGCGCACTgttgaaacaaaataagtaagtaacaaaacaataagCACTTAGAATACCTTCACAAGGATGGGAACATACTAAAAGTATTATGATGTATTATATAATGCGTTCTTTGACCGAATacagaaagaaaaaacatttgcGTCATTCAGTTAGTTATCTAGGCACAAAAACTCTTAGAAGTAGTGTATAATCACAGTATGTAGAAAGctataataaattgattaaataaactcttttgcaaaaaaaacgggcacctatgcgaaatcttagttttaaggactttacgtgtatttcaaagggttttaatgattgtagtatgtttctagcatcaaaagttagagcatgcgtgagagtgtattctaaatttgaattttgtacaattgctaagaaattggttaaaccttgttttggactaatttctggcagaaagttcgtcggtgttttgaa encodes:
- the LOC126055701 gene encoding alpha-tocopherol transfer protein-like, whose translation is MDNKNSQDVQKKVEQLRDWINQQPHLPKDLEDRILVRFLHSCYYDVEKTKQTIELFFKIRDNSPELVNYRDPLSPAMQKVLKIVKLAQYQISGNRNIWFWQLNDPGLEQYDYLQDARMFFMTCDAWMLANDVLADADIVVMDAKDITLKFITKFNVSVARKLSKYQEDAMPIRLKEVHVINAPPFVDKLFGLMKPFLKQEITDMIHFHVPKSETLYNYINKEDLPQDYGGSQATMDEMNKRVIDIVMEQRPVFLDENFWKTEKKGKKPKEATFRSLDID